From a single Pseudobutyrivibrio xylanivorans genomic region:
- a CDS encoding glutathione peroxidase, translated as MGFYDLTVEQANGEQLSMKDFEGKVVMVVNTATGCGFTPHYEDIERIYEAYHEQGFEVVDVPCNQFAGQAPESDDEIHEFCQLHYNTQFPQMKKAEVNGENAIELFKYLKSQKGFEGFGKGPKAFAMGAMLKTIDKDYKNNPEIKWNFTKFIVDRQGNVVARFEPTADMKEVEKCVASLM; from the coding sequence ATGGGATTTTATGATTTAACAGTAGAGCAGGCAAACGGAGAGCAGCTTTCAATGAAGGATTTCGAGGGAAAGGTAGTAATGGTTGTAAATACAGCTACAGGCTGCGGATTCACACCACATTACGAGGATATCGAAAGGATTTACGAAGCATATCACGAGCAGGGATTTGAGGTAGTTGATGTACCATGCAACCAGTTTGCAGGACAGGCTCCAGAGAGCGATGATGAGATTCACGAGTTCTGCCAGCTCCACTATAATACACAGTTCCCTCAGATGAAGAAGGCTGAAGTTAATGGCGAGAATGCAATTGAGCTTTTCAAATATCTCAAGTCGCAGAAGGGCTTTGAGGGATTTGGTAAGGGACCAAAGGCTTTTGCGATGGGAGCCATGCTTAAGACTATTGATAAGGATTACAAGAACAATCCAGAAATTAAATGGAACTTCACAAAGTTTATCGTTGATCGCCAGGGAAATGTAGTGGCACGTTTTGAGCCTACAGCAGACATGAAAGAAGTTGAGAAGTGCGTTGCATCCCTTATGTAA
- a CDS encoding PTS sugar transporter subunit IIA, whose protein sequence is MGLFDMLKKTDAKVEFPLSVNATADGSIVAMEDIPDAVFAQGLVGPCIGIEPTNGTIVAPCDGQILQLSDTLHAFGIEGIGGVQILVHIGIDTVSMNGEGFTAKVKVGDKVKAGQPIVEVDFDKVREAGHPTVVITILSNANAFKEVNFTNEATVTKEKVLFEVDK, encoded by the coding sequence ATGGGATTATTTGATATGTTAAAAAAGACAGATGCTAAGGTAGAGTTTCCTTTATCTGTAAATGCAACTGCAGATGGTAGTATTGTTGCTATGGAAGATATTCCTGATGCAGTTTTTGCACAGGGATTAGTGGGACCTTGTATCGGAATTGAGCCAACAAATGGAACCATTGTTGCTCCTTGTGATGGTCAAATTCTTCAGCTTTCAGACACATTGCATGCATTTGGCATTGAGGGAATTGGCGGAGTTCAGATTCTTGTTCATATAGGTATTGATACTGTTAGTATGAATGGAGAGGGATTTACTGCAAAGGTAAAGGTTGGCGACAAAGTTAAAGCTGGTCAGCCTATTGTCGAAGTTGATTTTGATAAAGTTAGAGAAGCAGGACATCCAACAGTAGTTATAACTATTCTCTCAAATGCAAATGCTTTTAAGGAAGTTAATTTCACAAACGAAGCAACAGTTACAAAAGAAAAGGTATTATTTGAAGTAGATAAATAA
- a CDS encoding amylo-alpha-1,6-glucosidase has translation MSFEFVFDKLNNYKANLSREWLLTNGLGGYAGSTVIGAHMRTHQGYLIASLHPPVDRYLVFSKTNERLVCGSRIYDLTTAQHKGPYTSEFNQGNMHLKSFKYDGTITYTYEAGGMRLTKTISLVYGKNQCVIAYTLENNGPEAGVVITPLMNFREHGEHMTVDDLRWALPDEVFTEIRDEKTGNVGFCYKPVGHSDVRVSLVSAGCEMVKRNNIYDENMELQFEIDNEADGLDCHLKPYDFVMEVAAGGVSRASFVCTVDVCQKDGKKKTVLPALPTVEIDTAFIEIERAKKRVSDLIDAAGFEETDELAQILTVAADQFIVDRASTGQKTIMAGYPWFTDWGRDTMIAFTGLCLETGRFEDAKSILISFSKYIKNGLVPNMFPDDGKEPLYNTADASLWYFYAVYNYLKYVDSDDAWKFVENEIFPSLQEIMGAYRKGTLFSIGMDDDALMRAGSGLDQVTWMDVRIGDEVVTPRHGKPVEINALWYNALMTMEEISRGIARRTHNKPEYYLAYAGGCSQLAMWVKDAFNEEFWNEEGGYLYDVVGDDFKDATLRPNQIFAVSLPFTMLDPQKEKSVVNVVKDRLYVGVGLRSLDVDDPQYVGVYQGALEKRDHAYHQGTAWGFLLGAFIESYLKVGGGTPQSIEEAKAFFEPVEQHLLQNCIGSISEIFDGDEPHPGRGCYAQAWSVGEVLRAYALLKSE, from the coding sequence ATGAGTTTTGAGTTTGTTTTTGACAAGTTAAATAATTACAAAGCTAATTTAAGCCGGGAGTGGCTTTTAACCAATGGCCTTGGTGGATATGCAGGCAGCACTGTCATCGGTGCCCATATGCGAACCCATCAGGGCTATTTGATTGCCAGCCTTCATCCACCGGTTGACAGATACCTCGTTTTTTCAAAGACCAATGAACGTCTTGTCTGTGGCAGCCGTATTTACGATTTGACTACAGCACAGCACAAAGGTCCATACACCAGCGAGTTTAATCAGGGCAATATGCACCTGAAGTCTTTTAAATATGATGGCACCATCACCTACACTTACGAGGCAGGTGGCATGCGTCTCACCAAGACCATATCTCTTGTATATGGAAAGAATCAGTGCGTGATTGCATACACTCTGGAAAACAATGGTCCAGAGGCAGGTGTCGTTATCACTCCTCTTATGAATTTCAGAGAGCATGGTGAGCACATGACTGTGGATGATTTGCGATGGGCGCTTCCAGATGAAGTCTTTACGGAAATCCGTGATGAAAAGACTGGCAATGTGGGATTTTGTTACAAGCCGGTAGGTCATTCGGATGTGCGAGTTTCGCTGGTCAGTGCAGGCTGCGAGATGGTGAAGCGCAACAACATCTACGATGAGAATATGGAGCTTCAGTTTGAAATCGATAATGAGGCAGACGGTTTGGATTGTCATTTGAAGCCTTATGATTTTGTAATGGAGGTAGCTGCTGGCGGAGTTTCCAGAGCATCCTTCGTATGCACAGTGGATGTTTGTCAAAAGGATGGAAAGAAAAAGACAGTTCTGCCAGCCTTGCCAACTGTGGAGATTGACACAGCCTTTATAGAGATAGAGCGCGCTAAGAAACGTGTGTCAGATTTAATAGATGCAGCAGGCTTTGAGGAGACTGATGAGCTGGCGCAGATTCTTACAGTTGCGGCAGACCAGTTTATTGTTGACAGGGCATCAACTGGGCAGAAGACTATCATGGCTGGTTATCCTTGGTTCACCGACTGGGGACGTGATACCATGATTGCCTTCACAGGTCTTTGTCTTGAAACAGGACGATTTGAGGATGCAAAGTCAATTCTCATTTCATTTTCGAAATATATCAAAAATGGTCTTGTCCCAAATATGTTTCCTGATGATGGAAAAGAGCCGCTCTACAATACAGCGGATGCATCACTTTGGTACTTCTATGCAGTATACAATTATCTGAAATATGTGGATAGTGATGATGCGTGGAAGTTCGTGGAGAATGAGATTTTCCCTAGCCTTCAGGAGATAATGGGGGCCTATAGAAAGGGCACACTTTTCTCAATAGGTATGGATGATGATGCGCTTATGAGGGCTGGTAGCGGACTAGACCAGGTAACCTGGATGGATGTTCGCATAGGAGATGAGGTTGTCACACCTCGTCATGGTAAGCCAGTGGAGATAAATGCTCTTTGGTATAATGCCCTCATGACTATGGAGGAGATTTCCCGTGGCATTGCCCGACGTACCCACAATAAGCCGGAATATTATCTGGCTTACGCAGGTGGCTGTTCACAGCTTGCCATGTGGGTAAAGGATGCCTTCAATGAGGAGTTTTGGAATGAAGAGGGTGGATACCTATATGATGTGGTTGGCGACGATTTCAAAGATGCCACACTCAGACCAAATCAGATATTTGCAGTAAGCCTTCCATTTACTATGCTTGACCCACAGAAAGAAAAGTCAGTTGTTAATGTGGTTAAGGATAGACTTTATGTTGGTGTGGGCCTTCGCTCTTTGGATGTGGATGATCCTCAGTATGTTGGCGTATATCAGGGCGCTCTCGAGAAGCGAGATCATGCTTATCACCAGGGTACAGCCTGGGGATTTCTGCTTGGAGCCTTCATCGAAAGCTACCTGAAGGTTGGCGGTGGTACACCACAGTCCATCGAGGAAGCAAAAGCATTCTTCGAACCAGTGGAGCAGCATCTGCTTCAAAACTGCATCGGCTCTATTTCAGAAATTTTTGATGGAGATGAACCTCACCCTGGTCGAGGTTGCTACGCTCAGGCGTGGTCGGTAGGAGAGGTGCTTAGGGCATATGCGTTATTAAAGAGTGAATAA
- a CDS encoding kinase to dihydroxyacetone kinase produces the protein MLPEQSIEFRYDTQLLIEGEDLDEDAINDYITENFVGDCLLAVGDEELIKIHYHTNEPWKVLEYCRTLGEIYDIVIEDMDRQARGLQG, from the coding sequence ATGTTACCAGAGCAGTCAATTGAATTTAGATACGACACACAGCTTCTTATCGAGGGCGAGGATCTCGATGAGGATGCCATCAATGATTATATTACAGAGAATTTTGTAGGTGATTGCCTTCTTGCAGTAGGTGATGAGGAGCTTATCAAGATTCACTATCATACAAATGAGCCATGGAAGGTTCTTGAGTATTGCCGTACACTTGGCGAGATTTACGATATCGTAATCGAAGATATGGATAGACAGGCAAGAGGTTTACAAGGCTAG
- a CDS encoding heavy metal translocating P-type ATPase — protein MEKYNVTGMSCAACQARVEKAVSAVPGVENCAVSLLTNSMGVEGSADSSEIIKAIENAGYGASLASDGGADGETKQPNYDDALADTESPKIRKRLIASLILLVPLMYVSMGHMMWNWPLPTFLDGNHVAMGIYELVLAGLVMVINQKFFISGFKGVIHGAPNMDTLVAMGSAASFVYSLYALFAMTGAQLNGDEARVMALMDDFYFESAAMILTLITVGKLLESISKGRTTDALKDLMKLAAKTAVILKDGAEVEVPIEQVKIGDRFVVKPGDNIPVDGVVIDGSSAVNESALTGESIPVDKQIGDTVSAATSNESGYLVCEATRVGKDTTLSQIIQMVSDAAATKAPIAKIADRVSGIFVPTVIGIALITFLIWLFVDQPFGFALSRAISVLVISCPCALGLATPVAIMVGNGMGAKHGIMFKTAVSLEETGKVQIVALDKTGTITKGEPKVIGIFEAEGTDDVDLLRTAFALENKSEHPLAKAIVAYGLGEGLEPAEVSDFKVLSGNGLTGILDGKQVYGGNLEFISSKVLIEDIYLGLADTLSEKGETPLFFASDERFLGIISVADVIKEDSPEAIKQLKNMGIHVVMLTGDNPKTAAAIAAEAGVDEVVAGVKPDGKEEVIRKLQEFGKVAMVGDGINDAPALTRADMGIAIGAGTDVAIDAADVVLMKSRLTDVAAAVRLSRATLTNIHENLFWAFFYNVIGIPLAAGAYIHAFGWTLNPMFGAAAMSLSSFCVVTNALRLNLFKMTNHEKDKPLKNSLGHEPLLESKTIVSKEEDNTMEITVKGMMCQHCEAHVKEALEKLAGVEEATANHDENLVTLKTSGEVAEADIKAAVEGAGYEFVRINS, from the coding sequence ATGGAAAAATATAATGTTACAGGAATGAGTTGCGCCGCCTGTCAGGCAAGGGTGGAAAAGGCCGTTTCGGCTGTGCCTGGCGTGGAGAACTGTGCGGTTAGCCTTCTGACCAACTCCATGGGAGTGGAGGGGAGCGCTGATTCCTCAGAGATAATAAAAGCAATTGAAAATGCAGGATATGGAGCAAGCCTTGCGTCAGATGGTGGAGCAGATGGTGAGACCAAGCAGCCTAATTATGATGATGCTTTAGCGGATACTGAGAGTCCAAAAATCAGGAAGCGTCTGATAGCTTCTCTGATTTTGTTAGTGCCGCTGATGTATGTGAGCATGGGACACATGATGTGGAACTGGCCGCTACCGACATTTTTAGACGGCAATCACGTTGCCATGGGAATCTACGAGCTGGTGCTTGCGGGACTTGTTATGGTGATAAACCAGAAGTTTTTCATCAGCGGTTTCAAGGGAGTGATTCACGGAGCACCAAATATGGATACACTTGTGGCTATGGGCTCGGCTGCATCATTTGTATACAGCTTATATGCACTGTTTGCTATGACAGGTGCGCAGCTTAATGGTGATGAAGCAAGAGTTATGGCACTTATGGATGATTTCTATTTTGAATCCGCAGCCATGATTCTCACACTTATCACAGTTGGAAAGCTTTTGGAATCGATTTCGAAGGGGCGAACCACAGATGCTCTGAAGGATTTGATGAAGCTTGCGGCTAAGACCGCTGTCATCCTAAAGGATGGTGCTGAAGTAGAGGTACCAATTGAGCAGGTAAAGATTGGAGACAGATTTGTAGTAAAACCAGGTGATAATATCCCTGTTGATGGAGTAGTTATAGATGGCAGCAGTGCAGTTAACGAGTCTGCTTTGACAGGTGAGAGTATTCCAGTAGATAAGCAGATTGGTGACACAGTTTCTGCCGCCACCAGTAATGAAAGTGGCTATCTGGTTTGTGAGGCCACCAGAGTTGGAAAAGATACAACACTTTCGCAGATTATTCAGATGGTTAGTGACGCTGCGGCAACAAAGGCACCAATTGCAAAGATTGCAGACAGAGTATCAGGTATATTTGTTCCTACTGTTATAGGCATTGCACTTATTACATTTTTAATTTGGCTTTTTGTGGACCAGCCTTTTGGATTTGCTCTATCGCGAGCAATATCAGTATTAGTAATCAGCTGTCCATGTGCCCTTGGACTTGCCACACCGGTTGCTATAATGGTCGGTAATGGCATGGGTGCTAAGCATGGTATTATGTTTAAGACGGCAGTTTCTCTCGAGGAGACCGGCAAGGTACAGATAGTTGCGCTCGATAAGACTGGCACTATTACGAAGGGTGAGCCAAAGGTCATTGGAATCTTTGAGGCAGAGGGGACAGATGATGTTGATTTGCTTCGTACAGCCTTCGCTCTTGAAAATAAGTCCGAGCATCCGCTTGCAAAGGCTATTGTGGCCTATGGGCTTGGTGAGGGACTTGAGCCAGCAGAGGTTTCAGATTTTAAGGTGCTCTCAGGAAATGGTTTAACAGGAATTCTTGATGGCAAACAGGTTTATGGTGGAAATCTTGAGTTCATCAGTTCAAAGGTGTTGATAGAAGATATTTATCTTGGACTTGCTGATACTCTTTCTGAAAAGGGCGAGACACCCTTATTCTTTGCAAGTGATGAAAGGTTCTTAGGAATCATTTCTGTTGCAGATGTAATAAAGGAGGACTCACCAGAGGCAATCAAGCAGCTTAAGAATATGGGAATCCATGTGGTGATGCTTACTGGTGATAATCCAAAGACCGCTGCCGCTATTGCAGCGGAGGCTGGCGTAGATGAGGTGGTTGCTGGAGTGAAGCCTGATGGCAAGGAAGAGGTCATTCGAAAGCTTCAGGAGTTTGGAAAAGTTGCGATGGTAGGCGATGGAATTAACGATGCCCCAGCCCTTACCAGAGCTGACATGGGAATTGCCATTGGCGCCGGTACAGATGTTGCCATTGATGCGGCTGATGTAGTATTGATGAAGAGTAGATTGACAGATGTTGCGGCGGCAGTTCGACTTAGCCGGGCCACACTTACTAATATTCATGAGAATCTGTTCTGGGCATTTTTCTATAATGTGATTGGAATACCTCTTGCAGCAGGTGCTTACATTCATGCTTTTGGTTGGACACTAAATCCTATGTTTGGAGCTGCTGCCATGAGTCTTTCCAGCTTTTGCGTAGTGACAAATGCGCTACGTCTGAACCTTTTCAAGATGACAAATCACGAAAAGGATAAGCCACTTAAGAATTCGCTAGGACATGAGCCATTATTAGAATCAAAAACAATAGTTTCTAAGGAGGAAGATAACACTATGGAAATTACAGTTAAGGGAATGATGTGTCAGCACTGTGAGGCACATGTAAAGGAAGCTTTGGAGAAACTTGCAGGGGTTGAGGAGGCTACAGCAAACCACGATGAAAACCTTGTAACACTTAAAACTTCGGGCGAAGTAGCGGAGGCAGATATCAAGGCTGCAGTAGAAGGAGCTGGCTACGAATTTGTTAGAATTAATTCATAG
- a CDS encoding glycoside hydrolase family 1 protein, translated as MSNSIFPENFLWGGATAANQLEGAWNIDGKGPSTADMMTGGTVDTPRRITKVTEEGTYYPSHEAIDFYHHYKEDIKLFAEMGFKAYRMSIAWSRIFPDCDQQEPNEAGLAFYDDVFKELKKYGIEPIVTISHYEAPFTLTQRYNGWVGREAIDCFMRYCKVLFERYSKTVKYWITFNEINSLLVPAGGYLGGALLIDDSGRFNVTDIDSKQIRMQALHHQFVASARAVKLAHEINPEMKVGCMINYSCGYPSTCKPEDVIFAMQKDQISNMLCGDVQVRGKYPAFAKRYFEENNIHIKMEAGDLEDIAQGCVDFYTFSYYKSHVMGTRPEGDETQGNVFGGFKNPYLKASDWGWQIDPEGLRYVLNHVYDRYQIPIMIVENGLGAVDTVEPDGSINDDYRISFLREHIEQMREAVRDGVELMGYTAWGCIDLVSASTGEMKKRYGFIYVDKNNDGTGTMKRFKKKSFYWYQKVIKSNGRDLD; from the coding sequence ATGAGTAATTCAATATTTCCAGAAAACTTTTTATGGGGAGGAGCTACCGCAGCAAATCAGCTTGAAGGAGCTTGGAATATAGATGGTAAAGGACCTAGTACTGCAGATATGATGACAGGGGGCACAGTTGACACTCCAAGAAGAATCACAAAAGTGACAGAGGAAGGTACATACTATCCATCACACGAAGCAATAGATTTTTATCATCACTACAAAGAAGATATAAAGCTATTTGCAGAAATGGGATTTAAAGCATACAGAATGTCGATAGCCTGGTCGCGAATCTTTCCTGATTGCGATCAGCAAGAGCCAAATGAAGCAGGCCTTGCTTTTTACGATGATGTATTTAAAGAGTTGAAAAAATATGGTATTGAGCCAATCGTGACTATATCACATTACGAAGCACCATTTACACTTACACAAAGGTACAATGGCTGGGTTGGAAGAGAAGCTATTGATTGCTTTATGCGTTATTGTAAAGTGTTATTCGAAAGATATAGTAAAACAGTAAAATATTGGATTACATTTAATGAAATAAACAGCCTGCTGGTTCCAGCAGGTGGTTATCTTGGTGGAGCGCTTTTGATTGATGACAGTGGCAGATTCAATGTTACTGATATCGACAGCAAGCAAATTCGAATGCAGGCACTTCATCATCAGTTTGTTGCCAGTGCACGTGCAGTTAAATTAGCTCATGAAATTAATCCTGAAATGAAGGTCGGCTGCATGATTAATTATAGCTGCGGCTATCCTAGCACCTGTAAACCAGAGGATGTTATCTTTGCAATGCAGAAAGATCAGATTAGTAATATGCTTTGCGGTGATGTTCAAGTTCGTGGAAAATACCCAGCCTTTGCTAAGCGTTATTTTGAAGAGAACAATATCCATATAAAAATGGAAGCTGGAGATCTTGAGGATATCGCTCAGGGATGCGTGGATTTTTATACATTTAGTTATTATAAATCCCATGTTATGGGAACCAGACCAGAAGGGGATGAGACTCAGGGAAATGTATTTGGAGGCTTTAAAAATCCTTATCTGAAAGCATCTGATTGGGGCTGGCAAATTGATCCAGAGGGACTCCGCTATGTATTGAATCATGTATATGATCGCTATCAGATTCCAATCATGATTGTGGAAAACGGACTAGGCGCTGTTGATACGGTAGAACCAGATGGTTCAATTAATGACGATTACAGAATTTCTTTCCTAAGAGAGCACATTGAACAAATGAGAGAAGCTGTAAGGGATGGCGTTGAGCTTATGGGTTATACCGCATGGGGATGTATCGATCTTGTCAGTGCATCTACAGGTGAAATGAAGAAAAGATATGGTTTCATTTACGTCGATAAAAACAATGACGGAACAGGTACAATGAAGCGATTTAAGAAGAAATCATTTTATTGGTATCAAAAAGTAATAAAAAGCAATGGAAGAGACTTGGATTAG
- a CDS encoding N-acetylmuramoyl-L-alanine amidase family protein, with the protein MKNYNLRRFKTISMMVLLIFSFIGTSFTAEAKKSKSDDQKVVVIDPGCQAIENNTKESVGPGAWKWAEDDMVGATGAVTSNNEYDINLLVALKTQKELEKQGYRVEMTRITNDVNISSAERAMFANTLEADLYVTIRSSAKSSKSSGITVVCETEDNPYNFVTYSYCRLLADTLRGCLAERTADASKDVVETDDIIGINWCQMPNAIVIVGNIKNESDDQKLANEEYQQKLAEGIAAGVDSYFEQR; encoded by the coding sequence ATGAAAAATTACAACTTAAGAAGATTCAAGACTATATCAATGATGGTGCTCCTTATATTTTCATTTATAGGAACGTCCTTCACTGCAGAGGCCAAAAAGTCCAAGAGCGACGACCAAAAGGTGGTGGTTATTGACCCAGGCTGTCAGGCTATTGAAAACAATACCAAGGAGTCTGTCGGTCCAGGAGCCTGGAAGTGGGCTGAAGATGACATGGTTGGAGCAACAGGAGCCGTTACTTCGAATAATGAGTATGATATAAATCTTCTGGTAGCACTGAAAACTCAAAAAGAGCTGGAAAAACAGGGCTACAGGGTGGAGATGACAAGAATCACCAATGATGTAAATATTAGTAGTGCTGAGCGTGCAATGTTTGCCAATACGCTAGAGGCAGATTTGTACGTTACTATACGCTCAAGTGCCAAGAGTAGCAAGTCATCTGGAATTACAGTGGTATGCGAGACAGAGGACAATCCTTATAATTTCGTAACTTACAGTTATTGCCGTCTTTTAGCAGACACACTCAGAGGTTGTCTTGCTGAACGAACTGCGGATGCAAGCAAGGATGTGGTGGAGACTGATGATATCATTGGTATAAACTGGTGCCAGATGCCAAATGCTATCGTTATTGTTGGAAATATCAAAAACGAGAGTGATGATCAGAAGCTTGCAAATGAAGAGTATCAACAGAAGTTGGCAGAGGGAATTGCAGCAGGTGTGGACAGTTATTTCGAGCAGAGATAA
- a CDS encoding amidohydrolase family protein gives MKKESFVLRGGIAFSESQNSIITYYRGYLVCVDGICKGAFTELPEEYKGLPLYDYGERLIIPGMTDLHVHAPQYSFRGIGMDAELLEWLSTYTFPEEAKYSNMDYARHAYAFFTADLRRCFTTRAVVFGTLHNEATIELMNQLEETGLITYVGKVNMDRNGGAGLEEESAETSLEHTRKWLEAIEDKYVNTKPILTPRFIPSCSDELMKGLGKLSAEKDLRIQSHLSENHSEIAWVKELVPESTCYANAYEMFDTMGTPERPTIMAHCVHSDEREMEILKKHGAYIAHCADSNMNLTSGIAPIRKFLDYGINIGLATDVAAGSSMNMVKTMLITLQASKMYYRLVDQNVKPLTFEEVFYLATAGGGSYFGKVGTFKPGYDFDALVIDDSKMFSMRDMSIRERIERMCYNDADAFIKDKFVKGKKVFTAID, from the coding sequence ATGAAAAAAGAGAGTTTTGTACTTCGTGGAGGCATTGCCTTCTCTGAGAGTCAGAACAGTATAATTACATATTATAGAGGCTATTTGGTCTGTGTGGATGGTATCTGTAAGGGCGCATTCACAGAATTGCCAGAGGAGTATAAGGGGCTGCCACTTTATGATTATGGCGAGCGTTTGATTATCCCTGGTATGACAGATTTGCATGTTCATGCTCCTCAGTATTCCTTCCGTGGAATCGGCATGGATGCTGAGCTATTGGAATGGCTTTCCACGTACACCTTCCCAGAGGAGGCCAAGTATTCAAACATGGACTATGCCCGTCATGCGTATGCCTTTTTTACTGCGGATCTGCGACGTTGCTTTACAACCCGTGCAGTAGTTTTCGGAACACTTCACAACGAAGCTACAATTGAGCTGATGAACCAGCTTGAAGAGACCGGACTTATCACTTATGTTGGCAAGGTCAACATGGATAGGAATGGTGGCGCAGGGCTTGAGGAAGAGAGTGCAGAGACATCTCTTGAGCACACTCGTAAATGGCTTGAAGCTATCGAAGACAAGTATGTAAATACTAAGCCAATTCTCACACCTCGCTTTATACCTTCATGCTCAGATGAGCTAATGAAGGGACTGGGCAAGCTGTCAGCTGAGAAGGACCTCAGAATCCAGTCACATCTTTCAGAGAACCACTCTGAAATTGCCTGGGTGAAGGAGCTTGTTCCTGAGTCGACCTGTTATGCAAATGCTTACGAGATGTTTGACACAATGGGTACACCAGAGCGTCCTACAATTATGGCTCATTGTGTTCATTCAGATGAGAGAGAGATGGAGATTCTAAAGAAGCATGGTGCTTACATTGCTCACTGTGCGGATTCAAACATGAATCTTACATCGGGAATTGCGCCGATCCGCAAGTTCCTTGATTACGGTATTAATATTGGTCTTGCCACTGATGTTGCTGCTGGCTCATCAATGAACATGGTAAAGACCATGCTGATTACACTTCAGGCATCGAAGATGTATTATCGTCTTGTGGATCAGAATGTTAAGCCACTCACCTTTGAGGAGGTATTCTATCTGGCTACTGCAGGTGGCGGAAGTTACTTCGGAAAGGTCGGAACCTTCAAGCCGGGTTATGATTTTGATGCATTGGTTATAGACGACAGCAAGATGTTCTCAATGAGAGATATGTCTATCCGAGAACGCATCGAGCGTATGTGTTATAACGATGCAGACGCCTTCATAAAAGACAAATTTGTAAAGGGTAAAAAAGTATTCACCGCCATTGATTAA
- a CDS encoding F0F1 ATP synthase subunit A: MDLAEKLVEELNCETVFTIHVGSLEIPILESVVVTWIVMAILILFGFLMTRGLKTQNIGKRQAFAEFVYEKLTGIVGGTLGEEGEAYVPYLVTVLLYIGVSDIIGLFGFKSPTKDLNVTIALALMSIILVEAAGIYQKGTKKWLHAFVEPVPIVTPFNILDVFTRPLSLCMRLFGNVLGAFVIMEMLKIVVPPIIPAIFSVYFDIFDGLLQAYVFVFLTSLYIKEAIE; the protein is encoded by the coding sequence TTGGATTTAGCGGAAAAGCTTGTTGAAGAGCTAAATTGCGAGACTGTCTTCACCATCCACGTTGGTAGCTTGGAAATTCCAATTTTGGAATCAGTTGTAGTTACTTGGATTGTAATGGCTATCTTGATTCTCTTTGGTTTTTTGATGACCAGAGGACTTAAGACCCAGAACATCGGTAAGAGACAGGCATTTGCCGAGTTTGTTTATGAGAAACTGACGGGCATTGTTGGAGGTACACTCGGCGAGGAAGGAGAGGCTTATGTTCCTTATCTCGTTACAGTACTTCTTTACATCGGTGTATCAGACATCATCGGCTTGTTTGGTTTCAAATCACCAACAAAGGATTTGAATGTCACTATTGCGTTGGCGCTCATGAGTATTATTCTCGTGGAAGCCGCTGGTATTTACCAAAAGGGAACGAAGAAATGGCTACATGCATTTGTTGAGCCAGTTCCTATCGTTACACCATTCAACATTCTCGATGTATTCACAAGACCATTGTCTTTGTGTATGCGACTTTTCGGAAATGTACTTGGTGCATTCGTAATCATGGAAATGCTTAAGATAGTAGTTCCACCGATTATTCCAGCTATCTTCAGCGTATATTTCGATATTTTCGATGGATTACTTCAGGCGTACGT